Proteins found in one Sphaeramia orbicularis chromosome 8, fSphaOr1.1, whole genome shotgun sequence genomic segment:
- the LOC115424290 gene encoding acyl carrier protein, mitochondrial, with protein sequence MAARVLVQCVRSLARPSLRLSCGNLAVRATAVPTTTTHRPLSFAADNRNTRWLGQSRISSVSVLCRQYGDLPPLTLESIKDRVMYVLKLYDKINPEKLQTASHFMKDLGLDSLDQVEIIMAMEDEFGFEIPDAEAEKLMTPDEIVQYIADKKDVYE encoded by the exons ATGGCGGCTCGTGTCCTGGTGCAGTGTGTCCGCTCGCTCGCCCGGCCTTCTCTGAGGCTCTCCTGCGGGAACCTGGCAGTCAGAGCCACTGCTGTTCCGACAACAACTACCCACCGACCCCTCTCTTTCGCTGCAGACAACCGGAATACGCGGTGGCTCGGACAGAGCCGG ATCTCCTCAGTGAGTGTGTTGTGTAGACAGTATGGGGACCTGCCTCCCCTCACCCTAGAGTCCATTAAAGACCGTGTCATGTACGTCCTCAAGCTCTACGACAAGATCAACCCAGAGAAG CTGCAAACCGCCTCCCACTTCATGAAGGACCTGGGTCTGGACAGCTTGGACCAGGTGGAGATCATCATGGCCATGGAGGATGAGTTTG GTTTTGAAATTCCAGATGCAGAAGCAGAGAAGTTGATGACTCCTGACGAGATTGTACAGTACATCGCAGACAAGAAAGATGTTTATGAATAA
- the dctn5 gene encoding dynactin subunit 5 has protein sequence MELSEILYNKAEYIETASGNKVSRQSVLCGSQNIVLNGKTIVMNDCIIRGDLANVRVGRHCVVKSRSVIRPPFKKFSKGVAFFPLHIGDHVFIEEDCVVNAAQIGSYVHIGKNCVIGRRCVLKDCCKILDNTVLPPETVVPPFTVFSGCPGLFSGELPECTQDLMIDVTKSYYQKFLPLSQI, from the exons ATGGAGTTGTCTGAAATATTGTACAACAAAGCGGAGTATATCGAAACG gctTCGGGCAACAAAGTGAGCAGACAGTCAGTGCTATGTGGGAGTCAAAACATCGTCCTGAACGGCAAA ACGATCGTCATGAATGACTGCATTATCCGAGGGGATCTGGCTAATGTTAGGGTGGGCAGACACTGTGTTGTGAAGAGCCGGAGTGTCATCCGACCACCTTTCAAGAAATTCAGCAAAGG AGTGGCATTCTTCCCTCTGCACATTGGTGACCATGTCTTCATCGAGGAGGACTGTGTGGTCAATGCAGCACAGATTGGTTCATACGTCCACATCGGCAAGAACTGTGTCATA GGTCGTCGCTGTGTGCTCAAGGACTGCTGTAAGATCTTAGACAACACGGTGCTTCCACCTGAGACAGTAGTGCCTCCTTTTACTGTTTTCTCTGGATGCCCAG gTTTATTTTCAGGGGAGCTCCCAGAATGCACGCAGGACCTGATGATCGATGTCACCAAGAGTTATTACCAGAAGTTCCTGCCCCTCAGCCAGATCTGA
- the hapstr1a gene encoding HUWE1-associated protein modifying stress responses 1, with amino-acid sequence MEEKKEDGDSEIQEHGPEHWFSKWERQCLAEAEQREPSEEEADNDQDKLWHLFQNSATAVAQLYKDRVCHQQGLSLWVPFQNAATAVTNLYKESVEAHQRSFDRGIQIGHQRRNKDMLAWVKKRRRTIRREDLISFLCGKAPPHRSSRTNTRLAMVAPSRANSPAETGSSVEADLQPFREAIALHGLSGAMASISVRSGAPGSPTHVSGSSSNGGGTGGGGSSGSGPVCRTRRNGLQDVDLNTFISEEMALHLDSTGSASAGGGTRKRNSTQCSDVITDSPTHKRNRMI; translated from the exons atggaggagaagaaggaagacgGAGACTCGGAGATACAGGAACACGGACCCGAACACTGGTTCTCAAAATGGGAGCGGCAGTGTTTGGCCGAAGCGGAGCAGAGGGAGCCGAGCGAGGAGGAGGCCGACAACGACCAGGATAAACTGTGGCATTTGTTCCAAAACTCCGCTACTGCCGTGGCACAGTTATACAAAG ATAGAGTATGTCATCAGCAGGGCTTGTCATTGTGGGTGCCATTTCAGAATGCTGCCACAGCGGTTACCAACCTCTACAAAG AGAGTGTGGAGGCCCATCAGAGAAGTTTTGACCGGGGCATCCAGATAGGCCATCAGCGGCGAAATAAG GACATGTTGGCTTGGGTGAAAAAGCGGCGGAGAACTATCCGCAGGGAGGATCTCATCAGCTTTCTGTGTGGCAAAGCACCACCACACAGGAGTAGCAGGACCAACACACGCCTGGCCATGGTGGCCCCCAGCCGAGCAAATTCACCAGCAGAGACTGGATCCTCTGTGGAAGCAGACCTCCAGCCCTTCAGGGAGGCCATCGCCTTGCATG gTCTAAGCGGAGCCATGGCAAGTATCAGTGTGCGCTCTGGTGCTCCAGGTTCTCCCACACATGTGAGCGGGAGTAGCAGTAATGGAGGTGGAACTGGTGGAGGTGGTTCCTCAGGCTCTGGACCGGTGTGCCGCACCAGACGTAACGGGCTCCAAGACGTTGACCTGAACACTTTCATCTCAGAGGAGATGGCACTGCATCTGGACTCTACAGGCTCCGCCTCTGCTGGAGGAGGAACCAGGAAACGAAACTCCACCCAATGTAGTGATGTCATCACAGACTCCCCTACTCATAAACGCAACAGGATGATCTGA